A stretch of the Papaver somniferum cultivar HN1 chromosome 6, ASM357369v1, whole genome shotgun sequence genome encodes the following:
- the LOC113286883 gene encoding uncharacterized protein LOC113286883 produces MDDRYSKNKKKSNKKKKNNGGKKKSNNNSKISAEQKLHNHVYDWVFHDSISPPASSVITTCADDFGVQRSFVGKVVFELHSHTICSDGYLSPTALVQRAHRNGVNVLALTDHDTMAGIPEASEAARKLGIRLIPGVEISTIYTPSEESGNEEPVHVLAYYGSCGPSRCEELENHLANIREGRYLRAKNMLLKLSNLNMPLKWENVVKIAGDGVAPGRLHVARAMVEAGYVENLKHAFSRYLYDGGPAYSTGNELNAEEAVELICQTGGVAALAHPWALKNPVGVIRRLKAAGLHAIEVYRSDGKLSAFSDLADTYGLIQLGGSDYHGKGNHDESDLGSVNLPVTALHEFLKLARPIWCDAVKSILQKFAEDPSDANLEKLARYGKIKNLNGSLNSKNVVELCLSCWLLREERQGVEFENLRLKLSRTEGAVMAQL; encoded by the exons ATGGATGACCGTTAttcaaagaacaaaaagaaatcaaataagaagaaaaagaacaatgGTGGTAAGAAGAAGAGTAATAATAATTCCAAGATAAGTGCTGAACAAAAATTACACAATCATGTATATGATTGGGTTTTTCATGATTCAATATCTCCACCTGCTTCTTCTGTTATTACTACTTGTGCTGATGATTTTGGTGTTCAGAGGAGTTTTGTTGGTAAGGTTGTTTTTGAGCTGCATTCTCATACAATCTGCAGTGATGGATATCTATCTCCTACTGCTCTTGTTCAAAGAGCTCATAGGAACGGG GTGAACGTTCTGGCTCTAACGGATCATGATACCATGGCTGGCATCCCTGAAGCCTCAGAAGCTGCTCGTAAACTTGGCATCAGGTTAATCCCAGGAGTTGAGATTAGTACAATATACACTCCAAG CGAAGAGTCTGGAAATGAGGAACCTGTTCACGTCCTTGCCTATTATGGTAGTTGCGGGCCTTCAAGATGTGAGGAACTCGAGAACCATTTGGCTAATATAAGGGAGGGTCGTTACCTTCGTGCAAAGAACATGCTTTTGAAGCTGAGCAACCTTAATATGCCGCTCAAATGGGAGAATGTAGTCAAGATCGCTGGGGATGGAGTCGCTCCTGGTAGGTTACATGTGGCTCGTGCTATGGTCGAAGCAGGTTATGTGGAGAACTTGAAGCACGCTTTTAGCCGATATCTGTATGATGGCGGACCAGCTTACTCAAC AGGTAATGAGTTAAATGCGGAAGAAGCGGTGGAATTGATCTGCCAGACAGGTGGTGTTGCTGCATTGGCTCATCCATGGGCATTAAAGAACCCTGTTGGAGTCATCAGGCGGTTGAAAGCCGCGGGACTTCACGCAATTGAAGTTTATAGAAGTGATGGAAAGCTTTCAG CATTTAGTGATCTCGCTGATACTTACGGGCTCATCCAGCTCGGAGGATCAGATTATCACGGAAAAGGGAACCATGATGAATCTGATCTGGGGAGTGTGAATCTTCCAGTGACAGCTCTTCATGAGTTCCTAAAACTTGCCCGACCCATCTGGTGTGATGCTGTTAAGAGCATACTACAGAAGTTTGCTGAAGATCCCTCTGATGCGAATCTTGAGAAGCTCGCTAGGTATGGGAAGATTAAAAACCTTAACGGGAGTTTAAATAGTAAAAATGTGGTTGAACTTTGCCTTTCATGTTGGTTGTTGAGGGAAGAGAGGCAGGGCGTCGAGTTTGAAAACCTGAGATTGAAGCTGTCCCGCACCGAGGGTGCTGTTATGGCGCAACTGTAG